A stretch of the Salmo salar chromosome ssa20, Ssal_v3.1, whole genome shotgun sequence genome encodes the following:
- the LOC106580787 gene encoding NLR family CARD domain-containing protein 3 isoform X1, giving the protein MAVGPCTIALQERRVQLVESWSQNVTHLQELLYQVGALTEEDLSLVRGGGRLGVRDSMRNLLDVLHGRGEEACRAFFHVLQSQRANKESESMVAAIPPEGSGPSSSGSGPTNMQEHLTKHKDILGRQHSPVDYLSIRTIRCSSSESSDESCSFTDITLSRCVGYTVPLQYHQHEVAMVGDAFRSQDQVCTFQDVCQSLLSVPAEDVSLLSGVAGSGKTTVVRRLVHEWAKDSGSQKIVLSLSFRELNLLSEPQSLQELLLVHYSHLKPVLPWVIDSQPGRILLILDGLDEFRFPLEFERSPKCSDPERKLGMGEMVVNLIKGHLLPGISILVTSRPHAVSKVPPLLVTQLYSILGFSKDQQRHYFEQSCNSPLVASAVWGYVSSYQPLQLMCRIPAFCWIVSTALCDRAPCCLSQVTTTTLPNTARTTPAGSSDSSASNNRAEEATPTPSTFSSTVPRVMLMSGHVKPITITEIYCCFLKSILVFHGEGHSQEGCSPQCLQEAPRVLREMQPTLRNLGALAFKGLLERRFLFDQADLSSFSLDCSGLSKTFLVEILREDRASLTCQRSFHFIHTSVQEFLAALYYVLQALSGSDPFSGLKSAVGVALFPVALHKVLTSTANKLLRPRRLLRRYVKKAFSWGGHHQSGHMDLFCRFVSGLLVPQTRVILDGLFRGRSQILPSPSSSLSLPSSPPPPTPPFLLSLLHSQLQYGRLSPERQVNVCHCLYEAQDPGLAQRLQGWLQVLAQKQVPDQSGPAKRDWSELAFLLQLIPDLQDLNLEAQGLDAEGLRRLLPVLPLFSTLRLGQNPLGPEGAVVLACAMQSPDCRVERLWVVGTGLGCKGLKVLTEGLKDNHTVVDLRMAINHIGDVGAGCLADLLRTNHTLKDIRLRDNQITDKGAELLLEALTENTTLEYLWMFDNKLSKEGVRKLKEFARGTSHLDIKVCI; this is encoded by the exons ATGGCGGTGGGGCCATGCACTATAGCACTACAGGAGCGTCGTGTGCAACTGGTGGAGAGCTGGAGCCAAAATGTCACCCACCTCCAGGAGCTTCTTTACCAGGTAGGGGCTCTTACTGAGGAGGACCTCAGCCTGGTGAGAGGGGGAGGTCGCCTGGGGGTGAGGGACTCCATGAGGAATCTGCTGGATGTGTTACACGGGCGTGGAGAGGAAGCCTGTCGAGCCTTCTTTCATGTTCTACAGTCACAGAGAGCCAACAAGGAGTCTGAGTCTATGGTGGCAGCTATCCCACCTGAGGGCTCTGGACCCAGCAGCAGTGGCTCTGGTCCAACCAACATGCAGGAGCACTTGACGAAACACAAGGACATATTAGGCAGGCAGCACAGTCCCGTTGATTACCTTAGTATCAGGACAATTAGGTGTAGTAGTTCAGAGAGTAGTGATGAGTCTTGTTCCTTTACAGATATCACATTGTCCAGGTGCGTGGGCTACACTGTTCCCCTGCAGTACCACCAGCACGAGGTAGCCATGGTGGGTGACGCCTTCCGGAGCCAGGACCAGGTCTGTACCTTTCAAGATGTCTGCCAGAGTCTGCTGTCTGTTCCAGCAGAGGACGTGAGTCTGCTCTCGGGGGTGGCTGGCAGTGGGAAGACCACGGTGGTGAGACGGTTGGTTCATGAATGGGCAAAGGACTCTGGATCCCAGAAGATAGTCCTGTCCCTATCCTTCAGAGAGCTCAATCTGCTCAGTGAGCCTCAGAGCCTGCAGGAGCTTCTCCTGGTGCACTACAGCCACCTCAAACCTGTTCTGCCCTGGGTCATTGACTCCCAACCTGGCCGGATCCTACTCATCTTGGACGGGCTCGATGAGTTCCGCTTCCCCCTGGAATTTGAGCGGAGCCCCAAGTGCTCGGACCCAGAGCGGAAGCTGGGCATGGGAGAGATGGTGGTGAACTTGATCAAGGGTCACCTCCTCCCCGGTATCTCCATCCTGGTCACATCGCGGCCCCACGCCGTCTCCAAGGTCCCTCCCCTGCTGGTGACCCAGCTCTACAGCATCCTGGGCTTCTCTAAAGACCAGCAGAGGCACTACTTTGAGCAGAGCTGCAACTCTCCCCTGGTGGCATCTGCCGTGTGGGGCTACGTTTCCTCCTACCAGCCCCTCCAGCTCATGTGTCGTATACCAGCCTTCTGCTGGATCGTCTCCACTGCCCTTTGTGATAGAGCCCCCTGCTGCCTTAGCcaagtcaccaccaccactctgccCAATACAGCTAGGACAACGCCAGCAGGCTCCAGTGATAGCTCCGCCTCCAACAACAGGGCTGAAGAagccactccaacaccttcaaCCTTCTCCTCCACTGTTCCCAGGGTGATGTTAATGAGCGGCCATGTCAAGCCCATCACCATCACAGAGATCTACTGTTGCTTTCTCAAGTCCATCCTGGTGTTCCACGGAGAGGGCCACAGTCAGGAAGGCTGCAGCCCTCAGTGTCTTCAGGAGGCCCCGCGGGTCCTACGGGAGATGCAGCCCACGCTGAGAAACCTGGGAGCCCTTGCCTTCAAGGGCCTGCTGGAGCGACGTTTCCTCTTTGACCAGGCTGATCTGAGCTCTTTCTCCCTGGACTGCAGTGGGCTGTCCAAGACCTTCCTGGTGGAGATCCTCCGAGAGGACCGGGCCTCGCTCACCTGCCAGAGGAGCTTCCATTTCATCCACACTAGTGTACAGGAGTTCCTGGCTGCTCTGTACTATGTCCTGCAGGCCCTCTCCGGCTCAGACCCGTTCTCAGGGCTCAAGTCAGCCGTTGGTGTAGCCCTGTTTCCAGTCGCCCTGCACAAAGTGTTAACCTCCACTGCTAATAAGCTGCTGAGGCCCAGACGGCTCCTGCGCAGATATGTCAAGAAGGCTTTCTCCTGGGGTGGACACCATCAGTCTGGTCACATGGACCTCTTCTGCAG ATTTGTATCTGGCTTATTGGTACCTCAAACCCGTGTCATCCTGGATGGACTATTCCGAGGCAGATCACAAatactcccatctccctcctcctctctgtcccttccctcttctcctcctcctcccacccctccctTTCTTCTGAGCCTGCTCCACTCCCAGCTCCAATATGGCAGACTGAGTCCAGAGAGGCAGGTCAACGTGTGCCACTGCCTGTACGAGGCCCAGGACCCAGGCCTGGCCCAGCGTCTACAAGGCTGGCTGCAGGTCCTGGCCCAAAAACAGGTCCCAGACCAGTCTGGCCCAGCCAAGAGGGACTGGAGCGAGCTGGCCTTCCTGCTGCAGCTGATCCCAGACCTGCAGGATCTGAATCTGGAGGCCCAGGGGCTGGACGCAGAGGGCCTGCGCAGACTGCTGCCTGTACTCCCTCTCTTCAGCACCCTCAG GCTAGGGCAGAATCCACTGGGTCCAGAGGGGGCAGTTGTGTTAGCCTGTGCCATGCAGAGCCCAGACTGCCGTGTCGAGAGACTGTG GGTGGTGGGAACAGGACTGGGTTGTAAGGGACTCAAGGTGCTTACAGAAGGACTGAAAGACAACCACACAGTGGTCGACCTCAG GATGGCCATCAATCACATTGGCGATGTGGGAGCGGGCTGTCTGGCGGATCTACTGCGGACCAATCATACACTTAAAGATATCAG GCTCCGTGACAACCAGATTACTGATAAGGGAGCAGAACTCCTCCTGGAAGCACTGACTGAGAATACCACTCTGGAATATCTCTG GATGTTTGACAACAAGTTGTCGAAGGAGGGAGTCAGGAAGCTGAAGGAGTTCGCCAGGGGCACCTCTCATCTGGACATCAAAGTGTGCATCTGA
- the LOC106580787 gene encoding NLR family CARD domain-containing protein 3 isoform X2, which yields MHYSTTGASCATGGELEPKCHPPPGASLPDITLSRCVGYTVPLQYHQHEVAMVGDAFRSQDQVCTFQDVCQSLLSVPAEDVSLLSGVAGSGKTTVVRRLVHEWAKDSGSQKIVLSLSFRELNLLSEPQSLQELLLVHYSHLKPVLPWVIDSQPGRILLILDGLDEFRFPLEFERSPKCSDPERKLGMGEMVVNLIKGHLLPGISILVTSRPHAVSKVPPLLVTQLYSILGFSKDQQRHYFEQSCNSPLVASAVWGYVSSYQPLQLMCRIPAFCWIVSTALCDRAPCCLSQVTTTTLPNTARTTPAGSSDSSASNNRAEEATPTPSTFSSTVPRVMLMSGHVKPITITEIYCCFLKSILVFHGEGHSQEGCSPQCLQEAPRVLREMQPTLRNLGALAFKGLLERRFLFDQADLSSFSLDCSGLSKTFLVEILREDRASLTCQRSFHFIHTSVQEFLAALYYVLQALSGSDPFSGLKSAVGVALFPVALHKVLTSTANKLLRPRRLLRRYVKKAFSWGGHHQSGHMDLFCRFVSGLLVPQTRVILDGLFRGRSQILPSPSSSLSLPSSPPPPTPPFLLSLLHSQLQYGRLSPERQVNVCHCLYEAQDPGLAQRLQGWLQVLAQKQVPDQSGPAKRDWSELAFLLQLIPDLQDLNLEAQGLDAEGLRRLLPVLPLFSTLRLGQNPLGPEGAVVLACAMQSPDCRVERLWVVGTGLGCKGLKVLTEGLKDNHTVVDLRMAINHIGDVGAGCLADLLRTNHTLKDIRLRDNQITDKGAELLLEALTENTTLEYLWMFDNKLSKEGVRKLKEFARGTSHLDIKVCI from the exons ATGCACTATAGCACTACAGGAGCGTCGTGTGCAACTGGTGGAGAGCTGGAGCCAAAATGTCACCCACCTCCAGGAGCTTCTTTACCAG ATATCACATTGTCCAGGTGCGTGGGCTACACTGTTCCCCTGCAGTACCACCAGCACGAGGTAGCCATGGTGGGTGACGCCTTCCGGAGCCAGGACCAGGTCTGTACCTTTCAAGATGTCTGCCAGAGTCTGCTGTCTGTTCCAGCAGAGGACGTGAGTCTGCTCTCGGGGGTGGCTGGCAGTGGGAAGACCACGGTGGTGAGACGGTTGGTTCATGAATGGGCAAAGGACTCTGGATCCCAGAAGATAGTCCTGTCCCTATCCTTCAGAGAGCTCAATCTGCTCAGTGAGCCTCAGAGCCTGCAGGAGCTTCTCCTGGTGCACTACAGCCACCTCAAACCTGTTCTGCCCTGGGTCATTGACTCCCAACCTGGCCGGATCCTACTCATCTTGGACGGGCTCGATGAGTTCCGCTTCCCCCTGGAATTTGAGCGGAGCCCCAAGTGCTCGGACCCAGAGCGGAAGCTGGGCATGGGAGAGATGGTGGTGAACTTGATCAAGGGTCACCTCCTCCCCGGTATCTCCATCCTGGTCACATCGCGGCCCCACGCCGTCTCCAAGGTCCCTCCCCTGCTGGTGACCCAGCTCTACAGCATCCTGGGCTTCTCTAAAGACCAGCAGAGGCACTACTTTGAGCAGAGCTGCAACTCTCCCCTGGTGGCATCTGCCGTGTGGGGCTACGTTTCCTCCTACCAGCCCCTCCAGCTCATGTGTCGTATACCAGCCTTCTGCTGGATCGTCTCCACTGCCCTTTGTGATAGAGCCCCCTGCTGCCTTAGCcaagtcaccaccaccactctgccCAATACAGCTAGGACAACGCCAGCAGGCTCCAGTGATAGCTCCGCCTCCAACAACAGGGCTGAAGAagccactccaacaccttcaaCCTTCTCCTCCACTGTTCCCAGGGTGATGTTAATGAGCGGCCATGTCAAGCCCATCACCATCACAGAGATCTACTGTTGCTTTCTCAAGTCCATCCTGGTGTTCCACGGAGAGGGCCACAGTCAGGAAGGCTGCAGCCCTCAGTGTCTTCAGGAGGCCCCGCGGGTCCTACGGGAGATGCAGCCCACGCTGAGAAACCTGGGAGCCCTTGCCTTCAAGGGCCTGCTGGAGCGACGTTTCCTCTTTGACCAGGCTGATCTGAGCTCTTTCTCCCTGGACTGCAGTGGGCTGTCCAAGACCTTCCTGGTGGAGATCCTCCGAGAGGACCGGGCCTCGCTCACCTGCCAGAGGAGCTTCCATTTCATCCACACTAGTGTACAGGAGTTCCTGGCTGCTCTGTACTATGTCCTGCAGGCCCTCTCCGGCTCAGACCCGTTCTCAGGGCTCAAGTCAGCCGTTGGTGTAGCCCTGTTTCCAGTCGCCCTGCACAAAGTGTTAACCTCCACTGCTAATAAGCTGCTGAGGCCCAGACGGCTCCTGCGCAGATATGTCAAGAAGGCTTTCTCCTGGGGTGGACACCATCAGTCTGGTCACATGGACCTCTTCTGCAG ATTTGTATCTGGCTTATTGGTACCTCAAACCCGTGTCATCCTGGATGGACTATTCCGAGGCAGATCACAAatactcccatctccctcctcctctctgtcccttccctcttctcctcctcctcccacccctccctTTCTTCTGAGCCTGCTCCACTCCCAGCTCCAATATGGCAGACTGAGTCCAGAGAGGCAGGTCAACGTGTGCCACTGCCTGTACGAGGCCCAGGACCCAGGCCTGGCCCAGCGTCTACAAGGCTGGCTGCAGGTCCTGGCCCAAAAACAGGTCCCAGACCAGTCTGGCCCAGCCAAGAGGGACTGGAGCGAGCTGGCCTTCCTGCTGCAGCTGATCCCAGACCTGCAGGATCTGAATCTGGAGGCCCAGGGGCTGGACGCAGAGGGCCTGCGCAGACTGCTGCCTGTACTCCCTCTCTTCAGCACCCTCAG GCTAGGGCAGAATCCACTGGGTCCAGAGGGGGCAGTTGTGTTAGCCTGTGCCATGCAGAGCCCAGACTGCCGTGTCGAGAGACTGTG GGTGGTGGGAACAGGACTGGGTTGTAAGGGACTCAAGGTGCTTACAGAAGGACTGAAAGACAACCACACAGTGGTCGACCTCAG GATGGCCATCAATCACATTGGCGATGTGGGAGCGGGCTGTCTGGCGGATCTACTGCGGACCAATCATACACTTAAAGATATCAG GCTCCGTGACAACCAGATTACTGATAAGGGAGCAGAACTCCTCCTGGAAGCACTGACTGAGAATACCACTCTGGAATATCTCTG GATGTTTGACAACAAGTTGTCGAAGGAGGGAGTCAGGAAGCTGAAGGAGTTCGCCAGGGGCACCTCTCATCTGGACATCAAAGTGTGCATCTGA